In Chrysoperla carnea chromosome 2, inChrCarn1.1, whole genome shotgun sequence, the following proteins share a genomic window:
- the LOC123291943 gene encoding surfeit locus protein 4 homolog, whose translation MIIPNEYVSTAEDVADQVVRKGKNILPTVARLCLISTFLEDGLRMWFQWSEQREYMDMSWGCGTILATLFVIINLIGQLGGCVMVICRYQVSIACGTLFFIVVLQTVAYSILWDLQFLFRNLALIGALLLVLAESRVEGRSLFAGVPTMGDNKPKNYLQLTGRILLAFMFITLIRFELSFMQIIQDILGSALMVLVTVGYKTKLSALILVLLLTLLNFYHNAWWNIPAYKPLRDFLKYDFFQTLSVIGGLLMIVYLGPGGVSMDEHKKRW comes from the exons ATGATTATCCCGAACGAATACGTTTCAACCGCTGAAGATGTTGCAGACCAA gtTGTacgaaaaggaaaaaatattttaccaactGTAGCCAGATTATGTTTAATATCAACATTTTTGGAAGATGGATTACGAATGTGGTTTCAATGGTCGGAACAACGGGAGTATATGGATATGTCATGGGGATGTGGGACAATTTTAGCcacattatttgttattattaatttaattggtcAACTTGGTGGTTGTGTAATGGTTATTTGCCGTTATCAAGTTTCCATTGCATGtggaacattattttttattgttgtattaCAG acTGTTGCGTATAGCATATTATGGGacttacaatttttattccGTAATCTAGCCTTAATTGGTGCATTATTATTGGTATTGGCTGAATCACGTGTGGAAGGTCGTAGTTTATTTGCCGGTGTACCAACAATGGGTGATAACAAgccgaaaaattatttacaattaactgGTCGTATACTTTTAGCATTTATGTTTATCACGTTAATACGATTTGAACTTAGTTTTATGCAG ATAATTCAAGATATATTAGGTTCAGCGTTGATGGTTTTGGTCACCGTTggctacaaaacaaaattatcagcTTTAATATTAGTGTTACTTTTAACGTTATTAAACTTTTATCACAACGCATGGTGGAATATTCCAGCGTATAAACCACTCAGAGACTTCCTTAAATATGATTTCTTCCag ACGCTGTCTGTAATTGGTGGCTTGTTAATGATCGTATATCTTGGTCCTGGAGGTGTATCCATGGATGAACATAAAAAACGATGGTaa
- the LOC123291633 gene encoding iron-sulfur protein NUBPL, translating to MNVFSIGIRNMSNKYMSKLSILKKIIEKTAGRTQLLHKGREQILEEKRKELMAKGLPKRRPIDGVKDIILVSSGKGGVGKSTVSVNLAVSLKEKFTTKEVGLLDADIFGPCVPLMMNAQEKPFTNTEGKMLPLRNWGIKCISMGQFVENDKAVIWRGLMVMQALETLLRKVEWGNLDYLIIDTPPGTGDTHLSLIQNIPISAVVMVTTPQKPSLQVTARSIAMFKKMNVNIAGVVENMSHVVCPHCGHDASPYGNGTIEFCKGHGLPILGSIPLESDIATSTDIGKPIVISKPDSDASHKFHLIADRVVQYLKKQTNQAAKTEETT from the exons ATGAACGTTTTTTCAATCGGAATAAGAAATATGTCCAATAAATATATGAGTAAAttgagtatattaaaaaaaattattgaaaaaaca GCTGGTCGAACACAATTATTACACAAAGGCCGGGAacaaattttggaagaaaaacgaaaagaattaATGGCCAAAGGTTTACCTAAGCGAAGGCCAATTGATGGGgttaaagatattattttagtatCTTCAGGGAAAGGTGGTGTTGGGAAAAGTACAGTTTCGG tgAATCTTGCGgtttctttaaaagaaaaatttacgaCGAAAGAAGTAGGATTATTAGATGCGGATATTTTTGGGCCTTGCGTACCACTAATGATGAACGCTCAAGAAAAACCGTTTACAAATACAGAAGGAAAAATGTTACCCCTTCGAAATTGGGGTATAAAATG TATTTCTATGGGTcaatttgttgaaaatgatAAAGCGGTTATATGGAGAGGTTTAATGGTAATGCAAGCATTAGAAACATTATTGCGGAAAGTGGAATGGGGTAATTtggattatttaataattgacaCCCCTCCAGGAACAGGAGATACACATTTGTCACTTATACAAAATATTCCAATATCTG CTGTTGTAATGGTTACAACTCCACAAAAACCCAGTTTGCAAGTAACAGCACGTAGTATAGCaatgttcaaaaaaatgaatgtaaacatTGCTGGTGTTGTTGAAAATATGTCACATGTTGTGTGTCCACATTGCGGACACGATGCCAGCCCATATGGTAATGGAACAATAGAATTTTGTAAAGGACATGGCTTACCAATATTGGGCAGTATACCATTAGAATCTGATATCGCTACATCAACAGATATTGGAAAACCAATTGTAATTTCGAAACCTGATTCAGATGCATCGCATAAATTCCACTTAATTGCTGATCGTGTtgtgcaatatttaaaaaaacaaactaaccaAGCGGCTAAAACTGAAGAAACAACATAG
- the LOC123291944 gene encoding ubiquitin-like protein 5 encodes MLEITCNDRLGKKVRVKCNPDDTIGDLKKLIAAQTGTRWDKIVLKKWYTVFKDHIQVADYEIHDGMNIELYYQ; translated from the exons ATGTTGGAAATTACCTGTAACGATCGACTTGGTAAAAAAGTTCGAGTTAAATGTAATCCAGATGATACAATTGGAGATTTAAAGAAACTAATTGCAGCACAAACTGGTACGAGATgggataaaattgtattaaaaaaatggtatacCGTATTTAAGGATCATATTCAAGTAGCGGATT ATGAAATTCACGACGGAATGAATATCgaattatattatcaataa